The following are encoded together in the Gordonia insulae genome:
- a CDS encoding ABC transporter permease — MTFLRESHIVFRRQIRMNLRNPAWVLIGVMQPVLYLLLFGPLLTPLVSQFPGGADNAYTFLVPGLLVQLGIFGAFFAGFSLIGEWREGVIEAERVTPASRTALLTGRLWRDVLQLFVQAVILVLLGLIMGMRGSFTGIVVGILITLIVGGACAAASNALALTTKSEDVMAPVINMVMMPVLLLSGILLPMTLGPTWLQKLSDFMPFKWIVDAVRGSFAGDIMTSTVAWGLLTAIILGALGTWWGTAVFRKENA, encoded by the coding sequence ATGACCTTTCTCCGCGAGAGTCACATCGTTTTCCGCCGCCAGATCCGGATGAACCTGCGCAATCCCGCGTGGGTGCTGATCGGGGTCATGCAGCCCGTCCTCTATCTGCTGCTGTTCGGCCCGCTGCTCACCCCGCTCGTCTCGCAATTTCCCGGTGGTGCCGACAATGCGTACACCTTCCTCGTCCCGGGGCTGCTGGTCCAGCTCGGCATCTTCGGTGCGTTCTTCGCAGGCTTCAGCCTGATCGGTGAGTGGCGCGAAGGCGTCATCGAGGCGGAGCGGGTCACGCCCGCGAGTCGCACCGCCCTGCTGACCGGTCGGCTCTGGCGCGACGTCCTCCAACTCTTCGTGCAGGCGGTCATCCTGGTGCTGCTCGGACTGATCATGGGCATGCGTGGATCGTTCACCGGAATCGTCGTCGGCATCCTGATCACGCTGATCGTCGGCGGTGCCTGTGCCGCGGCGTCGAACGCGCTCGCGCTCACCACCAAGAGCGAGGACGTGATGGCGCCGGTCATCAACATGGTGATGATGCCGGTCCTGCTGTTGTCGGGCATCCTGCTCCCGATGACCCTGGGGCCGACCTGGCTGCAGAAATTGAGCGACTTCATGCCGTTCAAATGGATCGTCGATGCGGTCCGCGGATCGTTCGCGGGGGACATCATGACGTCCACCGTCGCCTGGGGCCTGCTGACCGCGATCATCCTCGGTGCCCTCGGAACCTGGTGGGGCACCGCCGTTTTCCGTAAGGAGAACGCGTAG
- a CDS encoding ATP-binding cassette domain-containing protein, whose translation MIHARGLVQTFHTGRGKQKREVRAVDGVDLDIAEGEVVGFLGPNGAGKTTTLRMLTTLLRPTAGTATVNGYDVVKDSVMVRRSIGYVSQAGGTFSQAQAGDEVVDHGMLYGMSRAAATRRGKDLFAQLQLDGLWDRMPKNMSGGQKRRLDIVMGLVHDPTLVFLDEPTTGLDPQARANLWEHIRRLRTDAGATVFLTTHYLDEADELSDRIIIIDNGQIVAADTADNLKAKVSGDLVDLEIADDAMVPVSAEKLGAIATDVETDGRHVRGRVRRAGRAVPGLLRDFDAAGVNLDSIEVIRPTLDDVFLTLTGRSLRDAQDEQPADEAEVADGVPVQGVSQS comes from the coding sequence ATGATCCACGCACGTGGGCTGGTACAGACATTTCACACCGGCCGTGGGAAACAGAAACGGGAGGTGCGCGCCGTCGACGGCGTCGACCTCGACATCGCGGAGGGGGAGGTCGTCGGTTTCCTCGGACCGAACGGGGCGGGCAAGACGACGACGCTGCGGATGCTGACCACGCTGCTCAGGCCGACCGCGGGCACGGCGACGGTGAACGGGTACGACGTCGTCAAGGATTCGGTGATGGTCCGGCGCAGCATCGGCTACGTGTCGCAGGCCGGCGGCACGTTCAGTCAGGCGCAGGCCGGCGACGAGGTCGTCGACCACGGCATGCTCTACGGGATGTCGCGGGCGGCCGCCACCCGGCGCGGGAAGGACCTGTTCGCGCAACTCCAGCTCGACGGGCTCTGGGACCGGATGCCGAAGAACATGTCGGGCGGACAGAAGCGTCGACTCGACATCGTCATGGGTCTCGTCCACGACCCCACGCTGGTGTTCCTGGACGAACCGACCACCGGTCTCGACCCGCAGGCCCGGGCCAATCTCTGGGAACACATCCGGCGTCTCCGCACCGATGCCGGGGCGACGGTCTTCCTGACCACGCACTACCTCGACGAGGCCGACGAACTCTCCGATCGCATCATCATCATCGACAACGGCCAGATCGTGGCCGCCGACACCGCGGACAACCTCAAGGCCAAGGTGTCCGGTGACCTGGTCGACCTCGAGATCGCCGACGACGCGATGGTTCCCGTCTCCGCGGAGAAGCTGGGTGCCATCGCGACCGACGTCGAGACCGATGGTCGCCACGTCCGGGGCCGGGTTCGTCGCGCCGGCCGAGCGGTCCCGGGACTGCTCCGGGACTTCGACGCCGCCGGGGTGAACCTCGACTCGATCGAGGTGATCCGACCCACGCTCGACGACGTCTTCCTCACCCTGACCGGACGCTCGCTACGCGATGCCCAGGATGAACAGCCCGCCGACGAGGCCGAGGTGGCCGACGGGGTCCCAGTCCAAGGAGTGTCGCAGTCATGA
- a CDS encoding PadR family transcriptional regulator → MGATTTRLLLLGAVALFEPVNGYQIRRELMSWQVDQWANVNPGSIYHGLGSLVSTGLAVRHDLTDGSREVAVYELTGSGRAEFERLLTEAIVTVNVFDRRDFHAAFGLVPLLETSRAAELLQRRHDALAAELSEFPVDTTPADFPHVPPHAVRGMQLWGAEARAELGWLSEVLDDVRDGRLELRPHTWTPPADDPGHQMTADRERYRAMIEGTEQRRGATSQ, encoded by the coding sequence ATGGGAGCGACCACCACCCGACTGTTGTTACTGGGTGCCGTCGCGCTGTTCGAACCGGTCAACGGCTACCAGATCCGACGAGAGCTGATGTCCTGGCAGGTCGATCAGTGGGCCAACGTGAACCCGGGGTCGATCTATCACGGGCTGGGCAGCCTGGTGTCGACGGGCCTGGCGGTCCGGCACGACCTCACCGACGGCTCACGCGAGGTCGCCGTCTACGAACTCACCGGGAGCGGCCGCGCCGAGTTCGAGAGACTCCTCACCGAAGCGATCGTGACCGTCAACGTGTTCGACCGCCGCGACTTCCATGCCGCGTTCGGACTGGTCCCGCTCCTGGAGACGAGTCGAGCGGCCGAGCTCCTGCAACGGCGACATGACGCACTCGCCGCCGAGCTCTCGGAGTTCCCCGTCGACACGACCCCTGCCGACTTTCCGCATGTCCCGCCGCACGCGGTGCGTGGCATGCAGTTGTGGGGCGCCGAGGCGCGTGCCGAGCTGGGCTGGTTGTCGGAGGTGCTCGACGACGTCCGGGACGGTCGACTCGAGTTGCGGCCGCACACCTGGACGCCACCGGCCGACGACCCCGGCCACCAGATGACCGCAGACCGTGAGCGGTACCGCGCCATGATCGAGGGCACCGAGCAACGTCGGGGGGCTACTTCCCAGTAA
- a CDS encoding beta-ketoacyl-ACP synthase III translates to MAVIADTAGINNIGMLGIGAYRPERVVTNDEICEQIDSSDEWIYTRTGIKTRRFARRDETVMEMSVNAGRKAIANALLSGSDIDAVILATNTHLLLTPAGATKVATELGANGVPSFDITVGCAGFGYGMAVASDMIRGGSATHVLVIGAEQLSITMDMTDRTNCFIFGDGAGAVVVGPTEDQQLGPVIWGSDGSQFNAIRQDIDWVTFLDSDRTQRPYLRMEGTAVFRWAAFEMGKVAQRALDAAKIGAEQLDVFVPHQANSRINDLLAKNLKLREGTVVANDIEHTGNTSAASIPLAMEELLSTGAAKPGDTALLLGYGAGLSYASQVVKLPPVPFE, encoded by the coding sequence ATGGCTGTCATCGCGGACACTGCCGGTATCAACAACATCGGCATGCTCGGCATCGGGGCATACCGGCCGGAACGGGTCGTCACCAACGATGAGATCTGCGAGCAGATCGATTCGTCGGACGAGTGGATCTACACCCGCACCGGCATCAAGACGCGGCGCTTCGCCCGACGCGACGAGACCGTCATGGAGATGTCGGTCAACGCGGGCCGCAAGGCCATCGCGAACGCCTTGCTCTCCGGGTCGGACATCGACGCGGTGATCCTGGCGACCAACACGCACCTGCTGCTGACACCCGCCGGTGCCACCAAGGTCGCGACCGAACTCGGCGCCAATGGCGTCCCGTCGTTCGACATCACCGTCGGTTGCGCCGGCTTCGGCTACGGCATGGCGGTGGCCTCGGACATGATCCGCGGCGGCAGCGCCACGCACGTCCTCGTCATCGGCGCCGAGCAGCTGTCGATCACCATGGACATGACCGACCGCACCAACTGCTTCATCTTCGGCGACGGTGCCGGCGCGGTCGTGGTGGGCCCGACCGAGGACCAGCAGCTCGGACCGGTGATCTGGGGCAGCGATGGTTCGCAGTTCAACGCGATCCGGCAGGACATCGACTGGGTCACCTTCCTCGACAGCGACCGCACCCAGCGCCCCTACCTGCGCATGGAAGGCACCGCGGTCTTCCGCTGGGCAGCCTTCGAGATGGGCAAGGTCGCCCAGCGCGCGCTCGACGCCGCCAAGATCGGCGCCGAGCAGCTCGACGTCTTCGTACCGCACCAGGCGAACTCGCGGATCAACGACCTGCTCGCGAAGAACCTGAAACTGCGCGAGGGCACGGTTGTCGCCAACGACATCGAGCACACCGGCAACACCAGTGCGGCGTCGATCCCGCTGGCCATGGAGGAACTGCTCTCGACCGGCGCCGCGAAGCCCGGCGACACCGCGCTCCTCCTCGGCTACGGTGCCGGGCTGAGTTACGCGTCGCAGGTCGTCAAGCTTCCGCCGGTTCCGTTCGAATAG
- a CDS encoding peptide chain release factor 3: MSSEAVAREVKRRRTFAIISHPDAGKSTMTEALALHARMISEAGAIHGKAGRKSTVSDWMEMEKARGISVSSTALQFNYSSEHSDSDVPNVINLVDTPGHADFSEDTYRVLTAVDAAVMLIDAAKGLEPQTLKLFQVCRHRGIPVITVINKWDRPGQTPLELIDEIAERIGLTPTPLYFPVGIAGDFRGLLDRRTGQYIRFTRTAGGAKVAPEEIMEADAAATREGDEWTTALEESELLTEMGQDHEQEMFLAGQTSPMIFASAMLNFGVRQLLETLVELAPPPQGRADVDGDVREVTDPFSAVVFKVQAGMDQSHRDRLAYMRIVSGEFERGMVVTHAQTGKPFATKYAQAVFGRDRSTVDLAYPGDVVGLVNAMALAPGDTLYIEPRVQYPPIPSFAPEHFSALRVNTADKYKQFRKAMDQLDSEGVVQVLRNDLRGDASPVLAAVGPMQFEVVTARMKSEFNVATTIEPLGYSLARRTDAESAVELGRQRGVEVFTRTDGALLALFSDKWRLQYVEKEHPNLTLEPLVATAD; this comes from the coding sequence GTGAGTTCTGAAGCCGTTGCACGTGAGGTGAAGCGGCGTCGTACCTTCGCCATCATCAGCCATCCCGACGCCGGTAAGTCGACGATGACCGAGGCGCTGGCGCTGCATGCCCGCATGATCAGCGAGGCGGGCGCGATCCACGGCAAGGCCGGCCGCAAGTCGACCGTCTCCGACTGGATGGAGATGGAGAAGGCCCGCGGCATCTCGGTGAGTTCGACGGCCCTGCAGTTCAACTACAGCAGCGAGCACTCGGACTCCGACGTTCCCAACGTCATCAACCTCGTCGACACCCCCGGGCACGCCGACTTCTCCGAGGACACCTACCGGGTGCTGACCGCGGTCGACGCCGCGGTGATGCTCATCGACGCCGCCAAGGGCCTGGAGCCGCAGACGCTCAAGCTCTTCCAGGTGTGTCGCCATCGCGGCATCCCGGTGATCACGGTGATCAACAAGTGGGACCGTCCCGGACAGACGCCGCTCGAACTGATCGACGAGATCGCCGAACGCATCGGCCTCACCCCCACCCCGCTCTACTTCCCCGTCGGTATCGCGGGCGACTTCCGCGGCCTGCTCGACCGCCGCACCGGCCAGTACATCCGCTTCACCCGGACCGCGGGCGGTGCCAAGGTGGCGCCGGAGGAGATCATGGAGGCCGATGCCGCGGCGACCCGTGAGGGCGACGAGTGGACGACGGCGCTCGAGGAGAGCGAACTGCTCACCGAGATGGGTCAGGACCACGAACAGGAGATGTTCCTCGCGGGCCAGACCTCGCCGATGATCTTCGCGTCGGCGATGCTGAACTTCGGTGTGCGCCAACTACTCGAGACGCTCGTCGAGCTCGCGCCGCCACCACAGGGACGCGCCGACGTGGACGGCGACGTCCGTGAGGTCACCGACCCCTTCAGCGCGGTGGTGTTCAAGGTGCAGGCAGGCATGGACCAGAGCCATCGAGATCGTCTGGCGTACATGCGAATCGTCTCCGGTGAGTTCGAGCGCGGCATGGTGGTCACGCATGCCCAGACGGGAAAGCCGTTCGCCACCAAGTACGCCCAGGCCGTCTTCGGCCGGGACCGCTCGACCGTGGATCTCGCCTATCCCGGCGACGTCGTGGGTCTCGTCAACGCCATGGCACTCGCACCGGGCGACACGCTGTACATCGAACCCCGGGTGCAGTACCCACCGATCCCTTCCTTTGCCCCGGAACACTTCTCGGCGCTACGCGTCAACACCGCGGACAAGTACAAGCAGTTCCGCAAGGCGATGGACCAACTCGACAGCGAGGGCGTGGTACAGGTCCTGCGCAATGACCTGCGCGGCGATGCGTCACCGGTGCTCGCGGCCGTGGGCCCGATGCAGTTCGAGGTCGTCACCGCGCGGATGAAATCGGAGTTCAACGTCGCCACCACGATCGAACCGCTGGGCTACAGCCTCGCGCGCCGCACCGACGCCGAGAGCGCGGTCGAGCTCGGACGGCAGCGGGGCGTCGAGGTCTTCACCCGCACCGACGGTGCGTTGCTCGCCTTGTTCAGCGACAAGTGGCGCCTGCAGTACGTGGAGAAGGAGCATCCGAATCTCACGCTCGAACCCCTTGTCGCAACCGCGGATTGA
- a CDS encoding enoyl-CoA hydratase/isomerase family protein, producing MSFIRTSVANGVGEVILDRPKALNALDQTMIDEMHRVLSEWEDDDAIETVLVTSSSERAFCAGGDIRAIREYAVDGDTDAISRYFSSEYRLDQLVANYAKPYVAVIDGASMGGGLGISVHGEVRVVSERSLIAMPETAIGFFPDIGSTYFLPRLPEGVGMWLGLTGARVRGADAVEIGLATHYVESAHLGDVTDELRAGVPLVEVLGPYRDRPTSDLPLRKVGEYFADENVSAILGGLRGAVGDDWAADMIGLLENASPTSLWVAAAMIEAGSASTLDECFDRELHAAEQITRTPDFAEGVRAVLVDKDRRPGFEPSSIDDVDPELVARIIGAV from the coding sequence ATGTCGTTCATCCGCACCTCGGTCGCCAACGGGGTCGGGGAGGTCATCCTCGACCGTCCGAAGGCCCTCAATGCGCTCGACCAGACCATGATCGACGAGATGCACCGCGTGCTCTCCGAGTGGGAGGACGACGACGCCATCGAGACCGTGCTCGTGACATCGTCGAGTGAGCGTGCGTTCTGCGCCGGCGGCGACATCCGGGCGATCCGCGAGTATGCCGTCGACGGTGACACCGACGCGATCAGTCGCTACTTCAGCAGCGAGTATCGGCTCGATCAACTGGTGGCGAATTATGCGAAGCCCTACGTCGCCGTGATCGATGGTGCGTCGATGGGCGGTGGACTCGGCATCAGCGTGCACGGCGAGGTCCGCGTGGTGAGTGAGCGCTCGTTGATCGCCATGCCGGAGACCGCGATCGGGTTCTTCCCCGACATCGGGTCCACCTACTTCCTGCCGCGCCTGCCCGAAGGTGTCGGTATGTGGCTGGGCCTGACCGGTGCCCGCGTGCGCGGCGCAGATGCGGTGGAGATCGGCCTGGCAACGCATTACGTCGAGTCCGCGCATCTCGGTGATGTCACCGACGAACTGCGCGCCGGGGTGCCGCTGGTCGAGGTTCTCGGCCCCTACCGTGACCGCCCGACCTCTGACCTGCCGCTACGCAAGGTGGGTGAGTACTTCGCCGACGAGAACGTGTCCGCCATCCTGGGCGGGTTGCGAGGCGCCGTCGGCGATGACTGGGCGGCCGACATGATCGGCCTGCTGGAGAACGCGTCGCCGACGAGCCTCTGGGTTGCCGCGGCGATGATCGAAGCGGGTTCGGCATCGACGCTCGACGAGTGTTTCGATCGGGAACTGCATGCGGCGGAACAGATCACCCGAACACCCGACTTCGCGGAGGGCGTCCGAGCGGTACTGGTAGACAAGGACCGCCGCCCGGGTTTCGAGCCGTCGTCGATCGACGACGTCGACCCGGAACTGGTGGCCCGCATCATCGGTGCGGTGTGA
- a CDS encoding ABC-F family ATP-binding cassette domain-containing protein, which yields MTVSSSGNQPNPSITLSDVSFAWPDGTPVFDHVSMTVPDAACSLVGANGAGKSTLLRLIAGELTPQSGSVSVRGDVGVVQQHPYDNPDLSIARVLAIDEVRAALRRIEAGSVDERDFSIVGDDWDVEDRAVAQLAALGLPIDLDRTIGSLSGGEATLLAIVAQLLRRPAVLLLDEPTNNLDSASRTRLFDVIDRFAGTIVVVSHDLELLERVDATLELYRGEIRLFGGPYSLYRETLDAEQDAAEAAVATAANDVRKQRREMVEAQIKLDRRARTAATAEREKRVPKIIAHLRRDAAQVSAGKLRNAHRDDVTAANSRLDSARDEVRDDRTARITMPAADLATRAQVIDDDRLRIDGPERIALVGRNGSGKTTLIADVIASGHVVVPFAYVPQRIVFDDGHRSIAAAVIDAHPDLPVQEVRAHLARFLFRGAAADRELRELSGGERLRVAMASALLADPTPKLLILDEPTNNLDLDTTEELVSAIREWTGALLVVSHDAGFLDRIGIARTVELPSG from the coding sequence ATGACCGTATCCTCATCCGGCAATCAGCCGAATCCCTCCATCACCCTGTCCGACGTCTCGTTCGCCTGGCCGGACGGCACGCCGGTCTTCGATCATGTCTCGATGACGGTGCCGGACGCCGCATGTTCACTGGTGGGCGCGAACGGAGCAGGCAAGAGCACACTCCTGCGTCTCATCGCCGGGGAACTGACCCCGCAGTCCGGCAGTGTGTCCGTGCGCGGCGACGTCGGTGTGGTGCAGCAACATCCGTACGACAACCCGGACCTGTCGATCGCCCGGGTCCTCGCCATCGACGAGGTCCGCGCGGCGTTACGCCGGATCGAGGCCGGTTCGGTCGACGAACGCGACTTCTCGATCGTGGGCGACGACTGGGATGTCGAGGACCGTGCCGTCGCCCAACTCGCGGCGTTGGGACTGCCGATCGATCTCGACCGGACCATCGGCAGCCTGTCCGGCGGCGAGGCGACGCTGTTGGCGATCGTGGCGCAGTTGTTGCGCCGGCCGGCGGTGCTGTTGCTCGACGAACCGACAAACAATCTCGACTCCGCTTCTCGCACAAGACTGTTCGATGTGATCGACCGGTTCGCGGGCACCATCGTGGTGGTGAGTCACGACCTCGAACTGCTCGAGCGGGTCGATGCGACGCTCGAACTGTATCGAGGCGAGATCCGGCTCTTCGGCGGCCCCTACTCGCTCTACCGGGAGACCCTCGACGCCGAACAGGACGCCGCCGAGGCGGCGGTCGCGACCGCCGCCAACGACGTGCGCAAACAGCGCCGGGAGATGGTGGAGGCGCAGATCAAGCTCGATCGCCGGGCGCGCACCGCCGCCACCGCCGAACGCGAGAAGCGCGTGCCGAAGATCATCGCGCATCTACGCCGCGATGCCGCACAGGTCTCGGCGGGCAAGTTGCGCAACGCCCATCGCGACGACGTCACCGCGGCCAACTCGCGGCTCGACTCCGCGCGCGACGAGGTCCGCGACGACCGGACGGCACGGATCACGATGCCGGCGGCGGATCTCGCGACACGCGCGCAGGTGATCGACGACGATCGGCTGCGCATCGACGGACCCGAACGGATCGCCCTGGTGGGCCGCAACGGATCCGGGAAGACGACGCTGATCGCCGACGTGATCGCGTCCGGCCACGTCGTGGTGCCGTTCGCGTATGTCCCGCAGCGCATCGTGTTCGACGACGGCCACCGGTCGATCGCCGCCGCGGTCATCGACGCCCATCCAGACCTACCGGTGCAGGAGGTACGGGCACATCTGGCGCGCTTCCTGTTCCGCGGGGCGGCGGCGGACCGAGAGTTGCGCGAACTGTCGGGCGGTGAGCGTCTGCGTGTGGCGATGGCCTCCGCATTGCTCGCCGATCCCACCCCGAAGCTGCTCATCCTCGACGAACCGACCAACAATCTCGATCTCGACACCACCGAGGAATTGGTCTCCGCGATCCGGGAGTGGACCGGCGCGCTGCTCGTCGTCTCCCACGACGCCGGTTTCCTCGACCGGATCGGCATCGCCCGGACCGTCGAATTGCCGTCCGGCTGA
- a CDS encoding alpha/beta fold hydrolase has translation MSSAPEMSPLPGPVPVVLVHGLRVSGSSLHRIAAAITDRAVIAPDLPGHGKRADETFTMDGAVAAVLDAIRDVGAPAVVAGMSLGGYVAMATAGRHPGSVAGLVAMCATTQPSRLLASPFQAFGAATALLPRQAAVISKGLTRAAVGSRVAQDMEAGGLALHSIRDVVGELARFDALTELGDYPGPIEFLNGGWDQFRIHEQRFLGVSDRAELTVIPRASHLFPLIQPTTTAEMITDFALRCDAVCTA, from the coding sequence ATGAGCTCAGCGCCTGAGATGTCGCCCCTGCCCGGTCCGGTTCCGGTCGTCCTGGTCCACGGACTCCGGGTGAGCGGGTCGTCGCTGCACCGGATCGCCGCCGCGATCACCGACCGGGCGGTGATCGCCCCCGATCTGCCCGGGCACGGGAAGCGCGCCGACGAGACCTTCACGATGGACGGTGCCGTGGCGGCCGTGCTCGACGCCATCCGCGACGTCGGCGCGCCTGCCGTGGTGGCGGGGATGTCCCTCGGCGGCTACGTCGCGATGGCCACGGCGGGCCGCCATCCCGGATCAGTCGCCGGCCTGGTGGCGATGTGCGCGACCACCCAGCCGAGCCGGCTCCTCGCGTCGCCGTTCCAGGCGTTCGGCGCGGCCACGGCGCTGTTGCCACGCCAGGCCGCGGTGATCAGCAAAGGGCTCACCAGGGCCGCCGTCGGTTCGCGGGTCGCCCAGGACATGGAGGCGGGCGGGCTCGCCCTGCACTCGATCCGCGACGTCGTCGGTGAACTCGCACGTTTCGACGCGCTCACCGAACTCGGCGACTATCCCGGGCCGATCGAGTTCCTCAACGGCGGGTGGGACCAGTTCCGTATCCACGAGCAGCGATTTCTCGGCGTCTCCGATCGCGCGGAGTTGACCGTGATCCCGCGTGCCAGCCATCTCTTCCCGCTCATCCAGCCGACGACGACCGCGGAGATGATCACCGACTTCGCCCTGCGGTGCGACGCCGTGTGCACCGCCTGA
- a CDS encoding SGNH/GDSL hydrolase family protein: protein MVVLAGVSRVPAAQADPVPTPVRYTGGAYVAMGDSRASGGFFTPTPDYFLGCKRSAINYPSIVALLTLPRHFIDTSCAGAQAPNLYRTGQHTNFGYKPPQIRMVPRDAQVVTVSIGGNDMRWGALVGQCTTAPFTDRFCRHRLNGEAAWRIARMENRVTPALRAIRAKAPRAQIIVVGIGGFMGNHGCWPMVPISDPDVRWMNRVFNRAGDALRRATAKVDGTFVDANRLSAGHDPCNLINPWYESALSRTIAYPYHINQSGAVAIAAMVNGAIRR, encoded by the coding sequence ATGGTGGTCCTCGCGGGCGTGTCGAGGGTGCCGGCCGCACAGGCCGATCCGGTGCCGACCCCGGTGCGCTACACCGGCGGCGCCTACGTGGCGATGGGCGATTCGCGAGCCTCGGGCGGATTCTTCACACCGACCCCCGACTACTTCCTCGGATGCAAGCGGTCGGCGATCAACTACCCGTCGATCGTCGCGCTGCTGACGCTCCCCCGGCATTTCATCGACACCTCGTGCGCCGGCGCGCAGGCACCGAATCTCTACCGCACCGGCCAGCACACCAACTTCGGCTACAAGCCGCCGCAGATACGGATGGTGCCGCGCGACGCCCAGGTCGTCACCGTCAGCATCGGCGGCAACGACATGCGCTGGGGCGCACTCGTCGGTCAGTGCACCACCGCCCCGTTCACCGACCGGTTCTGCCGACACCGCCTCAACGGTGAGGCCGCGTGGCGCATCGCGCGCATGGAGAACCGCGTGACACCGGCCCTGCGCGCGATCCGGGCCAAGGCGCCGCGCGCCCAGATCATCGTCGTCGGCATCGGTGGGTTCATGGGCAACCACGGTTGCTGGCCGATGGTGCCGATCAGTGATCCCGATGTGCGCTGGATGAATCGGGTGTTCAACCGTGCCGGCGACGCGCTGCGCCGTGCGACGGCCAAGGTGGACGGCACGTTCGTCGACGCCAACCGACTGTCCGCCGGACATGACCCGTGCAACCTGATCAACCCGTGGTACGAGAGCGCGCTCTCCCGAACCATCGCCTACCCGTACCACATCAATCAGTCGGGCGCCGTCGCGATCGCGGCGATGGTCAACGGCGCGATCCGGCGCTGA